In a single window of the Zonotrichia albicollis isolate bZonAlb1 chromosome 23, bZonAlb1.hap1, whole genome shotgun sequence genome:
- the LRRC46 gene encoding leucine-rich repeat-containing protein 46: MAEQGDALCGAPEEPQPPGVTLSDSLISTRTRSTGPLPTGTLRLDRENISCIGKTRGQEGIHSLYLQQNQIEKLENLECFPNLRFLCLAGNRIQRVQNLQGLLQLSLLDLSHNLIQVLHTEELPRSLRILDLAGNQCTQQEGYRDRVLAALPQLLQLDSQPVRASTAEEEGEGGSCSSEDEEDEDEEELLAALRAPFTVDRGFLGDLRRELAERARLRRALSLEEHRARLEELQELLGPGHPGQGGAAPPGPQRCPQGHPGAPLSPGRAPSGSSQPPGQALQRESRAGGAGNGLQGSQTPRSSQE, from the exons ATGGCTGAGCAAGGGGACGCCCTTTGTGGGG CCCCCGAGGAGCCGCAGCCCCCAGGAGTGACCCTCAGTGACAGCCTCATCTCCACCCGCACACG CTCCACGGGGCCGCTGCCCACCGGCACCCTCCGCTTGGACCGGGAGAACATCTCCTGCATCGGGAAAACCCGCGggcaggaagggatccacagCCTCTACCTGCAGCAG aacCAAATTGAGAAGCTGGAGAACCTGGAGTGCTTCCCCAACCTGAG GTTCCTGTGCCTGGCTGGCAACCGCATCCAGAGGGTGCAGAacctgcaggggctgctccagctcagcctcCTGGACCTGTCCCACAACCTGATCCAGGTGCTGCACACAG aggagctgccccGCAGCCTGCGCATCCTGGACCTGGCAGGGAACCAGTGCACCCAGCAGGAGGGATACAG ggacagggtgctggcagcgctgccccagctcctgcagctggactCCCAGCCCGTGCGGGCAAGCACGGCcgaggaggagggagaaggaggctcctgcagcagcgaggatgaggaggatgaggatgaggaggagctgctggcggCGCTCAGGGCTCCCTTCACGGTGGACAGAG GTTTCCTGGGGGATCTGCGCCGGGAGCTGGCGGAGCGGGCGCGGCTGCGGCGGGCcctgagcctggaggagcacCGGGCgcgcctggaggagctgcaggagctgctgggcccgGGGCACCCGGGGCAGggcggcgcggccccgccgggtccccagcgctgtccccagggccaccccgGGGCTCCGCTGTCACCGGGGCGGGCACCCAGCGGCTCCAGCCAGCCCCCGGgccaggctctgcagagagagagCCGTGCCGGGGGAGCGGGAAatgggctgcagggatcccAAACACCCCGCAGCAGCCAGGAATAA
- the SCRN2 gene encoding secernin-2 isoform X2, protein MAEHGPVPSSCDCFVAMPPHTAFPAVIFAKNADRPRDEVQEIVYVPAATHRPGDKVQCTYVQIEQAERTHAVVLSRPAWLWGAEMGANDCGVCVGNEGVWTREPLGEAEALLGMDLVRLGLERGSSAREALEVMTALLERHGQGGSCKEQPEPFVYHNTFLLADRNEAWLLETAGRYWAAQRIREGSRNISNQLSIGSEITAEHPGLRERARSQGWWSGHGEFSFARAFSLEKEPPRMEAARARLRAGTELLQRHAGHITEETLMSILRDKAGGICVDSAGFRTAGSMVSVLPRDPALPCVHFLTGTPDPSRSVFKPFVFVAGVRAAPQVRSPSFPQDPARQIPRFRSSVDRRHELYRRHQAALELMERDPERGQRLLGTLQALEQQGLQGMRELLQGTVSPSPQELADLFLDCVEAEMKFYT, encoded by the exons ATGGCGGAGCACGGCCCGGTGCCCTCGTCCTGCGACTGCTTCGTGGCCATGCCCCCGCACACGGCGTTCCCCGCCGTCATCTTCGCCAAGAACGCCGACCGGCCCCGGGACGAGGTGCAGGAGATCGTCTATGTCCCCGCCGCCACCCACCGGCCTGGGGACAAGGTCCAG TGCACGTACGTGCAGATCGAGCAGGCAGAGCGCACCCACGCCGTGGTGCTGAGCCGCCCCGCCTGGCTCTGGGGGGCCGAGATGGGCGCCAACGACTGCGGGGTCTGCGTGGGCAACGAGGGCGTGTGGACCCGCGAGCCGCTGGGCGAGGCCGAGGCGCTGCTGGGCATGGACCTGGTCAG gctgggTCTGGAGCGGGGCAGCTCGGCCCGGGAGGCGCTGGAGGTGATGACGGCGCTGCTGGAGCGCCACGGGCAGGGCGGGAGCTGCAAGGAGCAGCCGGAGCCCTTCGTGTACCACAACACCTTCCTGCTGGCCGACCGCAACGAGGCCTGGCTGCTGGAGACCGCCGGGCGCTACTGGGCAGCGCAGCGGATCCGCG agggCAGCCGCAACATCTCCAACCAGCTGAGCATCGGCAGCGAGATCACGGCGGAGCACCCGGGGCTGCGGGAGCGGGCGCGCAGCCAGGGCTGGTGGAGCGGGCACGGCGAGTTCAGCTTCGCCCGGGCAttctccctggagaaggagcccCCGCGCATggaggctgccagggctcggcTGAGAGCGGGCACGGAGCTGCTGCAGCGGCACGCAG GTCACATCACGGAGGAGACGCTGATGTCCATCCTGCGGGACAAGGCCGGCGGGATCTGCGTGGACAGCGCGGGGTTCCGCACGGCGGGCAGCATGGTGTCCGTGCTGCCCCGCGACCCCGCGCTGCCCTGCGTGCACTTCCTCACGGGCACGCCGGACCCGTCCCG GTCCGTGTTCAAGCCCTTCGTGTTCGTGGCCGGCGTCCGGGCGGCGCCGCAGGTGCGCTCCCCGAGCTTCCCGCAGGATCCCGCCCGGCAGATCCCGCGCTTCCGCAGCTCCGTGGATCGGCGGCACGAGCTGTACCGGCGGCACCAGGCGGCGCTGGAGCTCATGGAGCGCGACCCG gaGCGGGGCCAGCGGCTCCTGGGCACGCTGCAGgcgctggagcagcagggcctgcagggcatgcgggagctgctgcagggcaccgtcagccccagcccccaggAGCTGGCCGACCTCTTCTTGGACTGCGTGGAGGCCGAGATGAAGTTCTACACCTGA
- the SCRN2 gene encoding secernin-2 isoform X1, producing the protein MPAPEPPWGHSGDRGLTSPSVPALTQFRMAEHGPVPSSCDCFVAMPPHTAFPAVIFAKNADRPRDEVQEIVYVPAATHRPGDKVQCTYVQIEQAERTHAVVLSRPAWLWGAEMGANDCGVCVGNEGVWTREPLGEAEALLGMDLVRLGLERGSSAREALEVMTALLERHGQGGSCKEQPEPFVYHNTFLLADRNEAWLLETAGRYWAAQRIREGSRNISNQLSIGSEITAEHPGLRERARSQGWWSGHGEFSFARAFSLEKEPPRMEAARARLRAGTELLQRHAGHITEETLMSILRDKAGGICVDSAGFRTAGSMVSVLPRDPALPCVHFLTGTPDPSRSVFKPFVFVAGVRAAPQVRSPSFPQDPARQIPRFRSSVDRRHELYRRHQAALELMERDPERGQRLLGTLQALEQQGLQGMRELLQGTVSPSPQELADLFLDCVEAEMKFYT; encoded by the exons ATGCCCGCCCCAGagccaccctggggacacagcgGGGACAGGGGGCTGACATCGCCCTCGGTGCCCGCCCTGACCCAGTTTAGGATGGCGGAGCACGGCCCGGTGCCCTCGTCCTGCGACTGCTTCGTGGCCATGCCCCCGCACACGGCGTTCCCCGCCGTCATCTTCGCCAAGAACGCCGACCGGCCCCGGGACGAGGTGCAGGAGATCGTCTATGTCCCCGCCGCCACCCACCGGCCTGGGGACAAGGTCCAG TGCACGTACGTGCAGATCGAGCAGGCAGAGCGCACCCACGCCGTGGTGCTGAGCCGCCCCGCCTGGCTCTGGGGGGCCGAGATGGGCGCCAACGACTGCGGGGTCTGCGTGGGCAACGAGGGCGTGTGGACCCGCGAGCCGCTGGGCGAGGCCGAGGCGCTGCTGGGCATGGACCTGGTCAG gctgggTCTGGAGCGGGGCAGCTCGGCCCGGGAGGCGCTGGAGGTGATGACGGCGCTGCTGGAGCGCCACGGGCAGGGCGGGAGCTGCAAGGAGCAGCCGGAGCCCTTCGTGTACCACAACACCTTCCTGCTGGCCGACCGCAACGAGGCCTGGCTGCTGGAGACCGCCGGGCGCTACTGGGCAGCGCAGCGGATCCGCG agggCAGCCGCAACATCTCCAACCAGCTGAGCATCGGCAGCGAGATCACGGCGGAGCACCCGGGGCTGCGGGAGCGGGCGCGCAGCCAGGGCTGGTGGAGCGGGCACGGCGAGTTCAGCTTCGCCCGGGCAttctccctggagaaggagcccCCGCGCATggaggctgccagggctcggcTGAGAGCGGGCACGGAGCTGCTGCAGCGGCACGCAG GTCACATCACGGAGGAGACGCTGATGTCCATCCTGCGGGACAAGGCCGGCGGGATCTGCGTGGACAGCGCGGGGTTCCGCACGGCGGGCAGCATGGTGTCCGTGCTGCCCCGCGACCCCGCGCTGCCCTGCGTGCACTTCCTCACGGGCACGCCGGACCCGTCCCG GTCCGTGTTCAAGCCCTTCGTGTTCGTGGCCGGCGTCCGGGCGGCGCCGCAGGTGCGCTCCCCGAGCTTCCCGCAGGATCCCGCCCGGCAGATCCCGCGCTTCCGCAGCTCCGTGGATCGGCGGCACGAGCTGTACCGGCGGCACCAGGCGGCGCTGGAGCTCATGGAGCGCGACCCG gaGCGGGGCCAGCGGCTCCTGGGCACGCTGCAGgcgctggagcagcagggcctgcagggcatgcgggagctgctgcagggcaccgtcagccccagcccccaggAGCTGGCCGACCTCTTCTTGGACTGCGTGGAGGCCGAGATGAAGTTCTACACCTGA
- the SP6 gene encoding transcription factor Sp6 — protein sequence MLTAVCGSLGSQPSDAPRASPTHLDLQPLQPFQPHGPAAPGAPDFASPLPPPELPLPGPEDAAFAAAAAAAYEPHGPPRLELPPEGPAAPAAYAKLLPAAPDMAHPYEPWFRPPHPGAPGEEGGGVNWWELHAGASWMELPPGQGAGLAVPAPPGLPAALGGYGGAEHQLCAPPAHLLPPPAQHLLPAEAAKALEGPPEPRGAEGEAGARPKGARRAVPRGGGQAACRCPNCQEAERGGPCPEGAKRKHLHNCHIPGCGKAYAKTSHLKAHLRWHSGDRPFVCNWLFCGKRFTRSDELQRHLQTHTGAKKFSCPVCGRVFMRSDHLGKHMKTHDGGKDGPEPEGKGAGDAAAAKGGKREPEGGPAAPTN from the coding sequence ATGCTGACGGCGGTCTGCGGCTCCCTGGGATCGCAGCCCTCGGACGCGCCCCGCGCCTCCCCGACGCACCTGGACctgcagccgctgcagcccttccagccgcacggccccgccgccccgggcGCCCCCGACTTCGCctcgccgctgccgccgcccgagctgccgctgccggggcccGAGGACGCCGCGttcgccgccgccgccgccgccgcctacGAGCCCCATGGCCCGCCGAGGTTAGAGCTGCCCCCCGAgggccccgccgcgcccgcaGCCTACGCCAAGCTGCTGCCGGCCGCCCCGGACATGGCGCACCCCTACGAGCCCTGGTTTCGGCCCCCGCACCCCGGAGCCCCCGGCGAGGAGGGCGGCGGCGTCAACTGGTGGGAGCTGCACGCCGGGGCCAGCTGGATGGAGCTGCCGCCGGGGCAGGGCGCGGGGCTGGCCGTGCCCGCGCCGCCCGGGCTGCCCGCGGCGCTCGGCGGCTACGGCGGGGCCGAGCACCAGCTCTGCGCGCCCCCCGCGCACCTGCTGCCCCCGCCCGCGCAGCACCTGCTGCCCGCCGAGGCCGCCAAGGCGCTCGAGGGGCCCCCGGAGCCGCGCGGCGCGGAGGGCGAGGCCGGGGCGCGGCCCAAGGGGGCCCGGCGGGCCGTGCCCCGGGGCGGGGGGCAGGCGGCGTGCCGCTGCCCCAACTGCCAGGAGGCCGAGAGGGGCGGCCCGTGCCCCGAGGGCGCCAAGCGCAAGCACCTGCACAACTGCCACATCCCGGGCTGCGGCAAGGCCTACGCCAAGACCTCGCACCTGAAGGCGCACCTGCGCTGGCACAGCGGCGACCGGCCCTTCGTGTGCAACTGGCTCTTCTGCGGCAAGCGCTTCACCCGCTCCGACGAGCTGCAGCGGCACCTCCAGACCCACACGGGCGCCAAGAAATTCTCCTGCCCCGTCTGCGGCCGCGTGTTCATGCGCAGCGACCACCTGGGCAAGCACATGAAGACGCACGACGGCGGCAAGGACGGGCCCGAGCCCGAGGGCAAAGGCGCCGGGGACGCGGCGGCCGCCAAGGGAGGCAAGAGGGAGCCCGAGGGGGGCCCGGCCGCCCCCACAAACTGA